Within the Clostridium scatologenes genome, the region GGTGTTTGATAATTATAGGCTAAAAATTTCATATTTTGTTAATCTCCTTCATTGTTGATTTTGAAATGTTGTTAAACATTACTTTCTTGGTTTAAGAAAAGCAAAATTTACAGTATAAAAAAGCTAATCTTATAAACCAGATTTATTTCATATTATTACCACAAGAATGCTAAAAAAACATAAAAAAGCAGCAACTGGATTAACTTCAGTTACTGCCTTTACTTTTGCTTACTATCTGCAATAAATGTAGATTTCTTTTTTAAGCACTGTGAGCATAAACCTTCAAAAACTATGCTTTGCTCTGTAAGATAAAATCCATAATTATTGCTGATTCTATCATTGAAAATACTTATAAAATCATCTTTTATATCTATAATAGCTCCACACTCTTTACATATAAAATGATGCTTATGTTCACTTTTACTTAAAACCATCTCATAACGGGTTATATTATCGCCAAAGGTTAATTTTCTCACTATTCCAAATTGATATAGTAATTCTAAAGTCCTATAGACTGTAGACATACCAGTATCTGGATTTTTTATTCTAACATAATGATAAAGCTCTTCAACACTTAAGTGGTTATCTTTATTCTCAAATAAAACTTGTAGTATAATCTTACGTTGATAAGTAAGAGTAATACCTGCTGCTTTAAATTGTTCATATATGCTATCTAAATAATCATTCACAATATCATCTCCTATATGATTTCATGAATTCATTATAAAATTCCTATTTAAAATTACTTTAAAATAATTTTAAAAATTTTATAAAAATTTTATAAAACATTTAATAAATCTTTCTTTCATTTAATTCTCTTTAATCAATCATTTTTTTTAATTCATCAAACTTGGTAAGTATACTATCCATTTCATTACTTACTTTAGAAAAGTCACTTCTAGCTTGTTGCACATCATTTAACCTATCCTTTAATTTTTCTATTTCAATGCTTCCTTCCTCTGTCAAAGAATATATCTTTTTCAGTGTATCATTCATACTCAAGACTAATTCTTTTGTTCCAATAGAAAGCTTTTTAACTTCATCTGCAACTACTGAAAAACCTCTGCCAGCATCGCCTGCTCTTGCAGCTTCTATTGATGCATTAAGTGCCAACAAATTAGTTCTAGATGCAACATCATTTATTTTTGATGAGATATTTTCTATAAATTTTGTATGAGTTAAAAGCTCTTCAAAAGTTGCAATAAAACTGTTCATTGCCTCTCCTCTGCTAGCTACCTCCTCTGAAAAACTTATATTTTCTTTTGTTTCATTTAACAAATTGGATATAGTTTGAATACATTCTTTAACCTGTGTTTCTCCATTATTTATTGTGCTGTCATTCTTTTGCATCATACCATTCTCCTCCTTAAATTTCACTTATTAAATCATCTAGAAAACTATTTATAATGTTTAATCCTTCTTTATCATATTTACTTAATATTTTAATAAACTTTTCACGTTCAGCTTTATGAAGCATTTCGTGTATTTCAAATACTTCTTTTCCTTGTGTTGTCAGTGTATAATAAATTTCTTTTTTATTATTTTCCAAATGATTTCCTTTTATTAACTCTTTCTTTAACAGCTTATTGGTAATCTTAGATATGGCACCTTTCGTCATATTTAATTCCTTTGCTATAAATGTTGCATTAATCAATTGATTTTTTCCAATACAATCAATTACGTGAATTTCTGAAAACATTAATCCCATGTCATAAAGCTCTTTGTGTTTATATTTGATTAACAAGTCCTTTATTTCATCATCATGACTATTTAATGAATTACTTATATGTTCGAAAGCTGATATAAACTTATTCATTGTTAAATCTATCTCAAATTTTACATTTTCTGTTTTCATGATCATAATCCCCTTTTAAAATTAATTTCTTTGGAAATAATCACATTATACCTTATATTACTAATCTATTCAATATTATTTTTTAAAAATAGTTTACCAGGAAATAATATTGTCATATTATTTCCTGGTAAATTAAATAGTGACTTGACAAAAGCGTATGGCAGCCATATACTATTATCATGAATAAATTTGTAGATAACAAACATCAAATTGCCGATAATTCTTTGAAGTTAGCACTTGCCTTAGTTGATCTGGATAAAAAGACTCGCAACTACAAAACAGATGTGCCGATTTTTTACTCTGAAATACATGTAATAATGACTATTGCTGAGCATCCTGGCATTCATGTGGGTGGTCTAGCTGATATTCTAGGAGTAACAAAAGGATCTGTTTCGGAAATTCTCAAAAAGCTAGAGAGAAAGGGTCTGGTTTTAAAGGAAGTTGATAATCTTAATCTATCTAGATATTCATTGAGTCTGACTGAAAAGGGTAAAAAAGCTCATAGCAACCATATGCACTATCATGATGTTGTAAACAGTATAGTTGAAGATGAACTACAAAATGCCTCCGAACATGAATTAGAATTTTTATCAAACTTTTTGTCATCCTTGATGAACAAGGTTAAATTTTTCAGTGAAAATTTTGATGAATCAAGTGATTCTTAGACTCAGGTGGAGTTCTCTTGTAATGAATGCCTCTCTTCATCTAAGTCTTAGAAGAACTTATCCAGGCGCATAAAGTAGCTATCAAATAAAATTTTTAAGCAAGAGTATGGTATCCATACACTTTTCGTATATAATTAAGTTAGGAGGTGCTAACCATGAAAAAGAAAAAATCAACAAAGTTATATATGGTTTGTGATAATAGTGAAGTTAATGAGAGAAGGTATAAACAAATACTTGAAGCTAATAAAAGAGCTTTGTGGGCTATTTATAATTCTTTAGCCTCATACGTTCCCTTTGGCTTTTATCCCTATGAATACCCAATATTTGAGCAATTCAATCCTTCCAATAACAAGTTGGAAAATAACAAAATTGATAAACTATAAAAAAACAAAACAAATAAATAATTGTATCCAAGAGTATGGTAGCCATACACTTTTATCTGCAATTAATTTAGGAGGTGCTAACATCAAAAAGAACAAACCACCAAATCCATATCTGGATTCTGATAATAGCGAAGTAATTAAGCGTAAATATAAAATGCTTGAAGCTGATGGAAGAAGTTTATGGGCAATCTGTACTGCTTTAGCCGCATGTGTTCTCTTTGGTTTTTATCCATATGAATACTCAATATTTGAGCAAATCCATCCTTTTAATAATAAGTTTGAAAATAATGAAATTGATAAACTCCTAAAAAAGCAAGATGAATAAACAATTGCGTCAAAGCGTATTGTATCCATACACTTTTTACCTATGATTAATGTAAGGAAGAACTATATCAATTAAGCAACAAACACAAAAATAGTCTAGATTTATATTCCAAAAGATATATCAATAATACTGATAACCGAATTTAAATTTTATTATTTTTCTGTTCATTAGTAATATACTACAAATCTTATTAATTCCGCATGGACGTAAAATATTGCCCTTAATATACAATTATGCTAAACTATTCATGTACAATTCAATAGGTGTTGTATGTGGGCAACTGGTATCGCTATCCCTTTAAGAAGGGAGGTGATACATATGTGCGAAATGTTTATAGTGGTTTTTGCTGCTCTATCATTTTTGGTAGCTTTGATAAATTTAATTATCGTACTTATAGATAAAATAAAAAGGTAGCCCACCGCCGCAATTGGTATGGCTACTTTTTTTATAAGTTTAAGCTTTATCGGTTGCCTAAGCAACTAGAATTGTATACTACAGGGTATTACCAGTACCCTGTTTTTATTATGTTCATTTACTACCTCAATTATAACATAGTATAAAATATTATGCACAATATTTTATACAAAATTCAAGTAAAATTTGCACAAAATATTTATTATGTTGCTGTTTTCAATAATGAAAATGCTTCATATAAAGTTCTCTCTTCTCTTATGGTTTCGAATTGAAGTATACTGAATTCCTTTTTAAATTGATTTAAATATAATTGGTATAGAGTTTTTTGACTAGACCTTAAATCTTTCTACTAATACTCTTAATTCTTCTGAAATTGTAGCTAAGCTCTCTCCTGCTTTGGCAATTTCCTCAATTGTAGTAACTTGTTCTTGCACAGCTGATGACGCTTGTTCTGTTCCAGCAGCATTCTCTTCAGAAATTGCAGATAAATTTTGAGTTACCTCAATGATTTTGTTTTTATTTTCTGTCATCTGTCTGGCAGAATTATTAAGTTTATTAACTACAGTTTTTATAGAATCTATGGCTTCTGCTATTCCTTCAAATTTTCCTTCAGTTTCTCCAACACTAGAAGCTTGCTCCTCAATTATCTGCTTAGTCTGTTGCATCAAATCAACTGCATTTTGTGATTTTATCTTTAACTCAGTTATTACTGTTTTAATGTCATTTGTAAAGTTATTTGATTGTTCTGCAAGCTTTCTTATTTCATCAGCAACAACTGCAAAACCTTTACCTGCTTCTCCAGCTCTTGCAGCTTCTATTGCCGCATTTAAAGCTAAAAGATTTGTCTGGTCTGCGATACTTTGAATCATAGTACTAGCATTTTCAATTTTTTCTGCACTTTCATTGTTACTCATGATAATATGATAAACATTGTTTGCGGAATCATTATTTTTCTCAGTTTTTTCAACAAGTTCTTTCAAAATTGAAAAGCCTTCTGATTTTTGCCTTTCAATTTCAACTGCTGCAACATTCAATTCCTCAATATAATTTAAATCTTGTTCTAATAAATTACCTAAATCTTCTACATTATGAGCTGCCATTTGAGTATCTTTAGCTTGATCAGTAGCTCCTTTTGCAATTTCCTCAATAGCCTTACTTACTTCATTTGATGCAGTAGCTGCTTGTTCAGAAGTAGCAGTTAATTCTTCCGATGAAGCTGCAACCTTTTCTGTTGAATCCGAAGTTTTCATGATGAATTCTGATACATTCTCTCTCATACTTACAAAAGCTCTCACCATATCTCCTACTTCATCTTTTCTGTTTAAGTATTTTAGTGCATCTGACTTTTCGTTTACTGAAAAATCCAAATTAGCAAAATCTTGTACTCTCTTTGTTACTGCTAAGATAGGCTTTGTTATACTGCTGGAAAGAAAATTAAATAAAATAATTGCCAGTATTAACATGACCACTGCAGAAACTATCATTGTATTTACTATTGCTTTTGCACCAGATCCCAACTCTTTTTCTGTCATAAATGATGCTAATACCCAATCAGTTCCTTCAACTTTATAGGGATTAACAATATACTTTTCGCCATCAACAACAACATCAAATGATTCTATGTCTTTAGCTAGAAGCTTATCTAATCCATTAATGCCGACTTCTCCAACCTTTTTAAAATTGTTTTTAGGATTTTTCCCATCTGCCATTATTAAACCATTACTATGTACAATCATTGAATATCCTGTTTTACCAATTTTCATTTTATTCAACATATCGCTAATATTAGTTTGCTGTACATCGATTCCTATGGCACCTATAACTTTTCCATTTTTATCAGTAAATGTACGAGCATTACTTGTAAGTAGTTGTGACTTATAACTGTACGGAGCTGTTCTAATAACACTTTCCTTTTTATTCATTGAATCATTAAACCAAGGTCTTTTTGAAGGATCAAATCCTGCTGGCAGACTCTCTTCTGGCCATTGTATATATCCTCCATCTTGTGTTCCTAAATATACATAGCTTGTACCTTTATGGCTATTTGCATATTGCTCGAATACTTTATAAATTTCCTGTTCAACTCCTGCCTTAGCTGAAGGTTTCATTGGAGTGTCTTGAGTTGTATTTTTATAAGTTGTAATACTATTATCAGCTGTTATTATCACAGGATTTGTTGCTAACATACCAATATTTTTGTCAATTTGATCATAAAAAATGTTAATTGCTTGAGAAACGACCTTCATTTGCTCGTTAGAATTAGTAAAATAATCTTCATAAGACTTTTTATTAATTTGATAGATTAGAATACTAGTAATACTTACTAAAGTTATCAAAAGAACTATTATTGAAGATAGTAAAATCCTCCCCTTTATTCCAATAGCCTTTTTATTCATAAATATCAGCTCCCTTCTTTCACTAAGTCTTTATATTCCATCATTTTTTGTTCTATTTTCTATATTAAATCAATTCAGATAACTAAAGTCATAAAATTCAAGAACCTAAAGAAATACTTAAGGATAGTCAATATATTTTAACTAAAGTAAGTGCATACTTATATTATTATTTAAAATTATAATGTCGATATTTGTCTTTGTCAATCTAAATAATGTATTTTTCTGAATTTTCTTTTATTTTTTATAAAAAAATGAAATATGCTTTTATAGGATTATATGTATTTTTAATTTTCAACTTCTTCCTACTTGGTACCTTATATGCAATTCATCATATTTTGAATATGTATAGTTCAATATCTTTCTAGTAACTTGACAAATAGAAACTAAAGGCATAAAATTTAGTTAGAATTCTTACTTTAAGTATTCTGACTATCTGAAAGGTGATGTTTATGGCAAAAGATGAATTTCAAGAAATACACGACTTATTATTTAAAACTATCGGCTTATTCCATTCAAAATTTATTCGCAAATTTTGCACTGAAAGCCCAAATCATCCGGAACTT harbors:
- a CDS encoding Fur family transcriptional regulator, which translates into the protein MNDYLDSIYEQFKAAGITLTYQRKIILQVLFENKDNHLSVEELYHYVRIKNPDTGMSTVYRTLELLYQFGIVRKLTFGDNITRYEMVLSKSEHKHHFICKECGAIIDIKDDFISIFNDRISNNYGFYLTEQSIVFEGLCSQCLKKKSTFIADSKQK
- a CDS encoding methyl-accepting chemotaxis protein, with amino-acid sequence MMQKNDSTINNGETQVKECIQTISNLLNETKENISFSEEVASRGEAMNSFIATFEELLTHTKFIENISSKINDVASRTNLLALNASIEAARAGDAGRGFSVVADEVKKLSIGTKELVLSMNDTLKKIYSLTEEGSIEIEKLKDRLNDVQQARSDFSKVSNEMDSILTKFDELKKMID
- a CDS encoding MarR family transcriptional regulator — encoded protein: MKTENVKFEIDLTMNKFISAFEHISNSLNSHDDEIKDLLIKYKHKELYDMGLMFSEIHVIDCIGKNQLINATFIAKELNMTKGAISKITNKLLKKELIKGNHLENNKKEIYYTLTTQGKEVFEIHEMLHKAEREKFIKILSKYDKEGLNIINSFLDDLISEI
- a CDS encoding MarR family winged helix-turn-helix transcriptional regulator; amino-acid sequence: MNKFVDNKHQIADNSLKLALALVDLDKKTRNYKTDVPIFYSEIHVIMTIAEHPGIHVGGLADILGVTKGSVSEILKKLERKGLVLKEVDNLNLSRYSLSLTEKGKKAHSNHMHYHDVVNSIVEDELQNASEHELEFLSNFLSSLMNKVKFFSENFDESSDS
- a CDS encoding methyl-accepting chemotaxis protein — translated: MNKKAIGIKGRILLSSIIVLLITLVSITSILIYQINKKSYEDYFTNSNEQMKVVSQAINIFYDQIDKNIGMLATNPVIITADNSITTYKNTTQDTPMKPSAKAGVEQEIYKVFEQYANSHKGTSYVYLGTQDGGYIQWPEESLPAGFDPSKRPWFNDSMNKKESVIRTAPYSYKSQLLTSNARTFTDKNGKVIGAIGIDVQQTNISDMLNKMKIGKTGYSMIVHSNGLIMADGKNPKNNFKKVGEVGINGLDKLLAKDIESFDVVVDGEKYIVNPYKVEGTDWVLASFMTEKELGSGAKAIVNTMIVSAVVMLILAIILFNFLSSSITKPILAVTKRVQDFANLDFSVNEKSDALKYLNRKDEVGDMVRAFVSMRENVSEFIMKTSDSTEKVAASSEELTATSEQAATASNEVSKAIEEIAKGATDQAKDTQMAAHNVEDLGNLLEQDLNYIEELNVAAVEIERQKSEGFSILKELVEKTEKNNDSANNVYHIIMSNNESAEKIENASTMIQSIADQTNLLALNAAIEAARAGEAGKGFAVVADEIRKLAEQSNNFTNDIKTVITELKIKSQNAVDLMQQTKQIIEEQASSVGETEGKFEGIAEAIDSIKTVVNKLNNSARQMTENKNKIIEVTQNLSAISEENAAGTEQASSAVQEQVTTIEEIAKAGESLATISEELRVLVERFKV